AATTAAATACAACATAGATACTTTTcttatttccttttttttttttttattattttattttattgtgttctttttttcttttttttcttttttttcttttttttttctctttttaataaattatgtttcttttttaaaaaagaaacatcTTAATAAGTCTAATAtagtaatttttttattatccGAATTATGTTcagaattaaaaaattcataaTTCCCTTGGTTGCTATCTGTTTTAAATTTTGAGTTTctgtttttatttatatttggATTGTTTGTTAAATTTACTGTATTATCCGAATGGATAAGTTCATCATCAATTAAATTATCTGATGTATTGTGTGTACTTTCAGAATAGTTTTTCTGTTCATCATTTTGATTCTCACTAAAAAATGTTCcatcattaatatttttgtcTGTTCCTTCATGGTCAGTAATACAACTTAAATTAAGATCATCTTCCattgttttgtttttattatcttttatatattcatctgattttttactttgattatcatttgtttgtttttgttCTGTTTGATTTTGTTCTGTTTGATTTTGTTCTGTTTGATTTTGTTCTGTTTGATTTTGCTCTGTTTGATTTTGCTCTGTTTGATTTTTCTGTGTTAGATTTTGCTCTGTTtgattttcattttttagGTTGTCATTTGTTAGATTTATATCTGTATCAGTATCCTTTGTTGAAGAAATATTTGGTgcatttttattatcatatgtTATCATTCTGTCTATATTTAGATCATCATCATTGTTATTCATATATGTAAggttattatattcatccgtatgaaaataaagatttttttttaaaagtataaaatatatttcgTTGAGTAATATTCTAATACCTGTGTTGGGAATAACAttaacataattatttttttcatttttgtttctattgaatatattacttttattaaCACTCTCTAATTTTTCaagaaataaattattGTTAGAAAATAGCTTGGtgaaataattaataaaaccACTAGAAGAAGTTGAAGAAGAAGTATTATTTTTAGTAAAggaattattattcttatttatcATATCTAATATTTCTTCAATATTGTTCAGATCAAATTTATCGCCTTCTTCCATAAgattaaaattaaaatttaaatatggAGGAATTAACTTCttcttcttattattattatttgtatcaATGTTATCATTATCTTTTGTATCACTGAAaggatttttttttaatgaatcTTTTCGATTTTCTGTTTGgctattatttatatgattatttttagaTAATAGGAAAgaattattcataaaagAAGAATCAGAATTCaatttgttattattaaaaatgaaattagAGATTTTCGATTTAatagaattattatataaatcattccatatatatttcctttttttttcttcatatttttttaattcttctttatcttccaaaatatttattaatctgattaatttttgttgattatatttatgGTCTTCAAAATATCTTTTTCCaatttgttttaatttcataataatttcaGGAGATGTTTCGTctaatttaatattattaataaagcAATTAAAtctaaaatatttatttttatctaataaattattacatatatcaTGTGTAAGTTCTGTATTTGTTATTGAATATACAATTTGCTTTAATAAAACATCCCATCTTAAAAATGTATcatatgatttattttcatttagTTCATTTATAACTTTGGGTTTAAATTTACCTGTACCAATACTTACAATACAATCAATATAatcattcatattaataacatCTTTTGGtttgtttttttcattatcatttgaattgtttttatgaaaaaaataacattttaatttatccATAAAAGATGTCTTTTTcctatttatataattataaaagataatttTTAGTTCATTTAAACTTAATAATGTTGGGttattaaaacatataGCTCCATCagcatatatattattatcgaatgaaaagaaattaaaaaatcCAGGAGCAGCCGTAGTACATcttaatacatatttaacaaatatgttatagaaacttttatatatactaacattacttatattttgatttatatgtatatcattattactattattatctaaATTGTTATCATTTATTGTATCATATACACTATTTATACTGTTATTCGTTTGTGTAACATTTTCGTTATTATCATAACTACCATTAGTATAATTATATGGTGTATTATTGTTCTCATCATAATTCTCATCATTgttttcattattataatttataattttgttgTTTTCCATCACATTGGTTTctcttattttatataaatttccattataattttttaatataactGGTTGCAAAGGCGTTATATTCATTTGTGTAGATACAGTAAATACATATGGTGTAAAAAAATCAGAATTATAATGaaacattttaatatttttaaaaaaagaatttaatatattatttagtATATTTGAATCATAATATGAATGTTTCAATAAATATCTGGTATTTCTTACAGCATATGTATCcttttgaaatattttatttattaataaattatataaaaattcaaTTTCATTTAAGTGAGCTTTTTCTAAACCTATTAAAATAGATATAATAGCTCCTGTACTTGTACCACAAAttatatcaaaatattcaaaaatattcttatttaaattactattaatatattttaatatttctatgGATAATAATCCTCTTATACCTCCTCCATCTAGACATAAAATTCGtaatttcctttttttctttttttttaaatctattactatatttttaaatttatcaAAACTTATgtattctttattatttaagttatatataacagTTCTATTCTCTTTCTTTACAAGCCCTTCATTGGAAGATGATATAAAATCACTATTATTCttaaaattattactatgactattcatattactattaagattattattattattattattattattattattattatttacattttgaTCTGATTTTTTGTCTAATGCAGagatattatttttattctccatatattttatttgattatcatcttttgaaacattattatctgtttttaatttatttgtcTGGTTTCTATTTTCATTGAACaaattattactattagtatttttatttgttgtGGCATTTAAAGACGGTTCTTCCTTATATTGATATGTAAacaaatttttaaatttattaagaatgttaaaaaatacatcatttatataattgattatatttttttgactataattttctttcattaaatattcatgtgtttttttttctctatcaaggaaaataatatcattatataggtcatacatattaacacctaatgattttaaaataatatttgtttttcttataattattaaatcTTTATATTCACATATGAAATGcctattatatatattatttaatttcttcttaaaaattttcttttcatataaatattgatCTTTGTTTACATCTGAAATGTAAAAGGaattttgatttttatatttattttcaaaaaaatgtGATAAATTTTTTAGACATTCTATAATATCTTCTTGTTTTTGTAATTGTTTAATAAATTGTCCTTCTTTAATATCTTGAATATACTTGGcaatattcttatataagtatgcatatttttcatttgttttGTAATGCCTAGctgtattaatataaaaggaTTTTTGAAAGCAcagaatataaaatattcttaaAAGAAGAGTTGTATTAgctttatttaaattattttttacattttttgataatatGTGTGTgactttttttatattttcatcttttaagatagtataataatataggttatatattatggaatttttattttctattaaaatttcatatagtaattttaataatttgttAGTAAAATAATCGTTcaaatttatatgtgtaaaTAAGGAttctatataattttttaataaaacgaaatttaaatatggactttttatatcaatacaagtattatttgatatatCTAGACACTCAGACcttatcatattattattactactataattattactataattattattattactataattattataattactataattattattattattataattattattattagtagtagtagtagtagtgTCATCTTCGTCATTTATATGGAAAGGTTTTAACAAATCTAAATTTGATTTTATAAATCCATTCAATACATAATTATCTGTTTCCTTTCTATCTATTTGATCATGTGActttacatatatatcttcatatatttgattagtatcattaattttattatattctttatcagataatatttcattGTAATTCATACTATTTGTAGAATCTTggtttttattatttatagatttttctatatcattattattatgatgatgCATATTGACAAAAGTATTTGTATGGACAttatttttccttattaATATCATCAATCCCATGTTAATCgaatttgttttattttcattatatatttttaatttagatgtttcatatttatattcattaaaaataatattgatatCATTTTCATCCAATTTActttcatatatttttttatcttcttcttttttttcattaaaatCATCATCATTTGAATATTCTTCCTCATCTTCAATTTCATATTCAAATTGATCATCTTCATAAGATTTATATtccttatttatatcttgtactgaattattattatttaatgtattcatattattatttttttcatattttaaaatatccTTATCATCCTCTAcaaaattttcatatatatcaaaataattGTTACAATTATAATCCGCTCCTATATGATCAAGGATATTTCCTTTTCCTTTcacatttttaatttttttcttactcacgattatatttttcttatttagAAAGTTAATTATGATACTTGTTAGAATATTATCTTTTGTGTTTTtgttaaaataaaatggaaCAAACAATATATCTgattgtttttttaaaaataactCTTTTGTGTCATTTTTTGTAATgtcattttctttattatattgatCTATTACTACATTTCTTGTTTTTCCTATaccatttatatattttttatcatccACATTACTTATATTGTCATTTTGTGTGGtatcatcatataaatGATCCCGAttgttttcatttttatctgTAATGTTCATATGTTTAtgtttaaaattattttctgGTGTATTGTAATTATCTTTATCCACATATTCATCatcacttttttttttttcttctaatGATATATCCTCTTGATTCTTCGTCGATGTAAGATCTGTTGATGTTTCATTAGTAAAATGATTAGATCCTCTAACATATTGtgaatttattttattttctacttttaatttttcgtcttttaattttaataaaatatttctgcctatatcatatatcttatttttcattttatttatttcattttttttctcattttcTTGTTGCTCCtcatttttcattttcgAATCTAATTCAGTTGAGCTGTCTTGCgtcatataattttttgtatcCTCTGCATTTTTAAAGAAGGAAGTAAAATAGTTAAATATTGAATTgtattctttatatttctcAAAGTTGTTATTgctataattattaaaatcgttcttttcatttaatatattcataagGGTATACAATAAAgatattttcttatttttgtgtgtat
The genomic region above belongs to Plasmodium reichenowi strain SY57 chromosome 13, whole genome shotgun sequence and contains:
- a CDS encoding patatin-like phospholipase, putative, which produces MVKNVYIYFVYLVYLFHMFSLSLRMQKNIFKYITPLSNRFNLTKIRKLKLFRKEKQKKQVRVFNHVVNNYIGLDLFFTKLNNITSNHEKLNYINFLQQIVEDKAYEHLLFSNNYMRIIIYILNEKCLVIKKNEEKYDDLDYEIIYRILLIFKNLTRYKSFYHVILNDYTHKNKKISLLYTLMNILNEKNDFNNYSNNNFEKYKEYNSIFNYFTSFFKNAEDTKNYMTQDSSTELDSKMKNEEQQENEKKNEINKMKNKIYDIGRNILLKLKDEKLKVENKINSQYVRGSNHFTNETSTDLTSTKNQEDISLEEKKKSDDEYVDKDNYNTPENNFKHKHMNITDKNENNRDHLYDDTTQNDNISNVDDKKYINGIGKTRNVVIDQYNKENDITKNDTKELFLKKQSDILFVPFYFNKNTKDNILTSIIINFLNKKNIIVSKKKIKNVKGKGNILDHIGADYNCNNYFDIYENFVEDDKDILKYEKNNNMNTLNNNNSVQDINKEYKSYEDDQFEYEIEDEEEYSNDDDFNEKKEEDKKIYESKLDENDINIIFNEYKYETSKLKIYNENKTNSINMGLMILIRKNNVHTNTFVNMHHHNNNDIEKSINNKNQDSTNSMNYNEILSDKEYNKINDTNQIYEDIYVKSHDQIDRKETDNYVLNGFIKSNLDLLKPFHINDEDDTTTTTTNNNNYNNNNNYSNYNNYSNNNNYSNNYSSNNNMIRSECLDISNNTCIDIKSPYLNFVLLKNYIESLFTHINLNDYFTNKLLKLLYEILIENKNSIIYNLYYYTILKDENIKKVTHILSKNVKNNLNKANTTLLLRIFYILCFQKSFYINTARHYKTNEKYAYLYKNIAKYIQDIKEGQFIKQLQKQEDIIECLKNLSHFFENKYKNQNSFYISDVNKDQYLYEKKIFKKKLNNIYNRHFICEYKDLIIIRKTNIILKSLGVNMYDLYNDIIFLDREKKTHEYLMKENYSQKNIINYINDVFFNILNKFKNLFTYQYKEEPSLNATTNKNTNSNNLFNENRNQTNKLKTDNNVSKDDNQIKYMENKNNISALDKKSDQNVNNNNNNNNNNNNNLNSNMNSHSNNFKNNSDFISSSNEGLVKKENRTVIYNLNNKEYISFDKFKNIVIDLKKKKKRKLRILCLDGGGIRGLLSIEILKYINSNLNKNIFEYFDIICGTSTGAIISILIGLEKAHLNEIEFLYNLLINKIFQKDTYAVRNTRYLLKHSYYDSNILNNILNSFFKNIKMFHYNSDFFTPYVFTVSTQMNITPLQPVILKNYNGNLYKIRETNVMENNKIINYNNENNDENYDENNNTPYNYTNGSYDNNENVTQTNNSINSVYDTINDNNLDNNSNNDIHINQNISNVSIYKSFYNIFVKYVLRCTTAAPGFFNFFSFDNNIYADGAICFNNPTLLSLNELKIIFYNYINRKKTSFMDKLKCYFFHKNNSNDNEKNKPKDVINMNDYIDCIVSIGTGKFKPKVINELNENKSYDTFLRWDVLLKQIVYSITNTELTHDICNNLLDKNKYFRFNCFINNIKLDETSPEIIMKLKQIGKRYFEDHKYNQQKLIRLINILEDKEELKKYEEKKRKYIWNDLYNNSIKSKISNFIFNNNKLNSDSSFMNNSFLLSKNNHINNSQTENRKDSLKKNPFSDTKDNDNIDTNNNNKKKKLIPPYLNFNFNLMEEGDKFDLNNIEEILDMINKNNNSFTKNNTSSSTSSSGFINYFTKLFSNNNLFLEKLESVNKSNIFNRNKNEKNNYVNVIPNTGIRILLNEIYFILLKKNLYFHTDEYNNLTYMNNNDDDLNIDRMITYDNKNAPNISSTKDTDTDINLTNDNLKNENQTEQNLTQKNQTEQNQTEQNQTEQNQTEQNQTEQNQTEQKQTNDNQSKKSDEYIKDNKNKTMEDDLNLSCITDHEGTDKNINDGTFFSENQNDEQKNYSESTHNTSDNLIDDELIHSDNTVNLTNNPNINKNRNSKFKTDSNQGNYEFFNSEHNSDNKKITILDLLRCFFFKKET